The stretch of DNA aagtgccTTATACTATGGTGAAtatgttaataaaagatttttgttactaaagaaaaataaaaattaaaggtattgttggtattataaaaagtccacaccaaaattttttgtatcctttttatatatagtatagatagatatagataaaaacaaaaaaaaaggagtatgatatgaatttaaaatttgattttttgcgTATAATAGTGACCGGAATGAGTATTTGTTTTGAGAGAAATATTGAAGAGATTAGAGACACATACAAATTTTGGGAAGAcaaataagttagcttataacttgtaagttataacttataagctaaaagctctaTTTGGTAATGACATTTTCattatgagcttataacttattttactagtttatagcttatttttcaaacgctatttcaagtagcttatagcttatcattttttcttccaattctATCCttgtcatcttacttgaaaaaaattaaatattaactaaacatatcttttttttaaaaaaaaaatcaatttttgtaaaTGATAGATACAAAAATTTATtccaaaaaatattcatttacttaCCTATAACTATTGACTTAATATACCAGGACATTCGAAGGAGAAAATTGACTAAAAAGATAATGAGTTTCACCACACAAAAATAGACAAACTTTCAATTCaagaaaatcacaaaaaatactTATATATTCTCGTGACGAATAATTTATCCTAATGGAAGATTACGTTGGAAAGTCCGAGAAAGCTTGGAAGAAACAATGAGATCAATGCTTCAGGACTACAAGAGAGGGGACACCACATAATTGATTCAAATAGttttgtttaactttttgatttttagtcaaaaaaaattacttttcttaataaaacGTTTATCATATGTATCacaaaaagcaatttttttttgactaaaaatcaAATAGTTAAACAAATGTATTTGAACCAACTAACACCACTTCATTCACAATGTTTGATTCAGTCCTTagtcaacaattttttttttttttaattcggTCCAACATAGTAGATATTTTGATGAATCTTCACAAATAAAGCATACAAaataatcttgacaaaaaaaaaagtatacaaaataataataaattttaatcttttttgactaaaataattttaaaatagtcaAAATTAACTACTTTTGGCAATGTCATAAATCATCATTGCCCCAAATTTAGAAAAAGCACTTATATTTGgtcaataaaaaaagaaaagaaaaagcacttatttatttttacctaCTTGTTTCCATTAACGTGCTATTCTTTCAAGCAAGAGGTAATTGCCTAAGCCACGTGTAACTCACCAAATATCCTAATCCAATCCTAACCGTCCATCATATTCAGCATCTACACTCATCAACGGTCCAGATTCTCCTTTAAATCACGGAAACGAATATAGCATCACTACATATATAGCTGGGTCCCACACTTTACGTGTAATTCTGATCCAAAAAACCGTAGCTAAACCCAAAAAACCGTAGCTAAAAAGTAAAACATAGAATTTTAGCTAATTAAATTCCTCCACGTGGCACTTCCGACATAAAACCACCGACTCCGTCCTCGTATAACAACATTACACAAAATgaaaaagatgtttttttttttcttgaaaatgttAGTTTTTGAGAAAACACAAATCTCTTCATAAACCTCCATTTTCAATTTGTTGTGATTCACTTTGATTCCATTCTGGGTATCgaaaattttgttgattttccgCATTTTTTTGGATTTGCTATTGGAAAGATTggatttttgaaagaaaaagaataacCCCATGATTCAACAATTGGTTGATCATGTCCTTGCTGTCATTAAAGAGTAAGGCCGTTTTTGATTTTTTCTGTATGATGATGGTAGCtgatgaatgaatattttgtcttatatgattaaaaaatggagtttttgtgttttttttttaatcaagtttTTTAGTATAATAATTTGATTATGAAGAGGGTTATTGAAGAAATGATTAATGATAATATtatgttttggtgtttttttgtTGTGTTGACATATTGTTATTGATTGAACATCTTTCttttggattttgtttttgagAATTTTAATTCTTGTAATTTTGCTGTTGGTGGAAAATATTGTTGTATATTATATTGAATGATTTATTGGTAtcatttgattgtttgatgGAGTTATATATTCCCCTTTGGGTTCTAGTATGCTTCAATGATATACCAGCAATGTTTAagctatgaagcactgacactAATCGAATTAGGTGTTCTGGTGTCAGACACCAacacatatgattacattgGATTATGTTAAACACCGACacatataattacattgaattatgtcctttttcaaattaatattggtgtcacgtgtcggtgtccgtacCGTGTCTGGTGTTTGTGCATCATAGTTTTTAAGCATGTATACCTATTTTAGTGTGTTATTTAATTGCTAATCTAAAAGATTTGGTGAAATATTCTGCTGGATTTTGGTACTTTGTTGAAAAGATTTAGCAAAAATTTCTGCTTAACTTTGGTCTTAATGGTTTTCTGTGTATTAATGCATTGATGTAGGTCAGTGAAGGCTATTACTACTGAGTCATTGAACAGTATTATTAGGATAATCAATGGAGTATCGGCACTTTTGTTGGCATTACTTCCTGGAAATGCTAAAATACTTGAAGGTATTCATGGTTGGGAACTCAGACCAACTTTCCGAGGACCACGGTTACCCCGATGGATGGAGAAGTAAGACTTTTCATTTTGACATTGGTGATTGTTTGTGTGAAATTGTCTTTAATTTCTTAACATgaattgattttatattatttgtagcatttgttgataaaattaaatgatcGGTAACAACACCAACACGCCAGCCATAGTTGTGGAATCATTACTTCATGTTTTCAATTATTTGAAGCCGTTTTATAATGTTCTTTCGAACATTATGTTTTCTATTATAGAGCTACAAACATagtagaatttgaacaaatcactatTGTTTCACGATACGCTATTTAGcacaaaatattgaataaatttatataattagaCTGTTATGTTATCATTCATATTCTGTCGATTctgataataaattataattacgCCTTATGTTTCCCTCCcctggtttttttttctttctctagtGGTGCATCTTCATTCAATCAATTCATCTACGAACTTTCTGTGGATTCTGATAACTCAAGCTTCGAATACTCATCATCCGGAGAAGAAGATAGTGATAGATGTGAATGCCCTCCATCTCCCGCATCTTATAGTTCTAGAGCCTCCGATGCTGCCTATACTAAATTCAATAGGCATCAAATGAATTGGATCCAATATATATTACTTTGGATTTTACTTCCTATAAAATTTATGCTGAGGATTCCGCTTCGTCTTCTCCGGTTATCTTATTTTGTGGTGTCGAAAGCCCTACATGTCTCCAGAGAGAAACGCCCTCCACATTTACATGCATATAAGAGGGTGCAAAGCCTCAAGGAACACTTTATCCACCGTGCTACTGATAGGAGACGCGGCGTTGTAGAGGTTCGTCAACAATTTCTATAGATGTTAATTCTCATTATGTTTTTTTCTGAGTTTAATTCTTATACACTATCAATCATAATCGTTGAAATCATTAAAAACATTTGTCTTTAATCTTAACTACTTCAAAAGTCTCATATATGAATGATTGTGATTTGTTGACAATGTAAAACTTTTACACTGACGgtttatcaatattaaactcttcatttatttataatttttagatAAACTCATATGAATGTAACTTTAATATTGCTAAGTTTGTTTTTTGTCAAACAGGATCTTCATCTCGGCATAGAGATATGTATAGAATCTATCTTTGATGTTCTTCACAAGACAGCACATCTTGTTCTATCTCCGTCAAAAGCTTTTGGTGCATTATTCAGTTTGTTTTCATCTCATGGAAATGGAGTTAAAGAAAGTCGCAATTCTGTTGAGGATGCACCTACGGAGAAGATAACTAACTACGAGTCTCTGAATACAGATGCCCGTACATGTCAGGATGTCATAACAGATCTCGGGTAATTGCTGTCGTGTAGCTGCctctatattttttgttttgtcatCTTATTTGCCAGCTTCATGATTTCTCATTGTACTTGTGACAGGTATCCGTATGAAGCTATTAAGGTGATCACTGCTGATGGATATATTATTCTTTTGGAACGTATACCTAGgtaaaatattaactttttaaggaAATTAAATGAATCCCCGCTAATTCAATGATATACCCTTTTCGAGTTATGCACTTATTTTGATCTAtcaaagtgaaaattaaatcGATTACATatagttatttaaaattaattaatcactaCAGTATTCAGAAATGGTTACTTCATGCATCATGCCAATTGATATATTTTGATATCTCTACTGTTTATCATTTTCTGATTCCACAGACGAGATGCAAGAAAGGCTGTTTTTCTTCAGCATGGAGTTTTTGATTCATCAATGGGGTTAGTCATGTTAACTCTATTTTGCTTGGTTCTAGCTTGATACTTTGATATAGTTTACTTAGATATGTTCAAAGATTTATATGACACGTGTGTTTGGAAGAACAATGTTTTTTCTCGTATGTTTTTGTATAGTTGGTTGGGAATTTTTTATGTTGCATTAAGAGTTTTATTTAAGTCAACAGTTGCATGAATCTTACTATTGGTGGCATAGAAAACAACTTTGTGGAGATGGTGTTAGAAAAGCAAACATggttcaaaagaaaacaaatacgAAAAGCGCAAACAAAGAACACGTGAAATTTGATCACGGAGTTTGGCCAATTGTGCCTACGTTTCCAACTGCAGAAATGCAGTACCTTTCTATTATCACCGAGTACAACTTGTGTTTAAATGCTACGAGTGACCACCACTTATCATTAACTTTCACTTATCATTAACTATGAGCCATACCCAACAGTTAGCCATATTGATCATATGACCATGAATCACGTCTAAAGACAAACAATTCAACACCAAATCATTCTTGATTGTTTGACGTATAGCTTTACTTGGTTTCCATCTATTTTTTACTAATGGACTATCGTCCAAGATAATAACGgtattctatttttcttttcgtTCAGTTGGGTATCTAATGGTGTAGTTGTTTGACGTATAGCTTTACTTGGTTTCCATCTATTTTTTACTAATGGACTATCGTCCAAGATAATAACGgtattctatttttcttttcgtTCAGTTGGGTATCTAATGGTGTAGTTGGATCTCCAGCTTTTGCAGCCTATGATCAAGGTTTGTTATATTTCTCAAGTTAATATCTGTGCTCCACCAAACATATCATTTGGCAATCATTACATGCAGAGTTTTCTTTTACCTGCAGGGTATGATGTATATCTCGGGAATTTTCGTGGTTTGGTTTCCAGGGAACATGTCAATAAAAACATATCATCACGACAGTAAGTTCTCTGACCAAATCTCGTATAAACTGTTAAGGTATTTTTTTAGAACAAATGGAGTGTAATGAGCAGGAAATTTGTATTCATGTAATGCAGATACTGGAAGTACTCCGTCAATGAGCACGGGACGGAGGATATTCCTGCTATGATAGAGAAAATCCATCAAGTGAAAACAGCTGAATTGAAGCTTAGTACACCTGATACTGAGGACAAGATCGATGGGGATCAGCCTTACAAGCTTTGTGCAATTTCTCATAGTTTGGGAGGAGCTGCGATGATAATGTATATTGTTACTCGAAGGATAGAAGAGAAGtcacatagactttcaagattGGTTTTATTATCTCCGGCCGGTTTTCATGACGACTCTAACATAGTTTTCTCCGCGGCAGAGATTCTATTATCTATTATGGCTCCTATTTTGTCTCGTGTTGTTCCTGCATTCTATATACCTACAAGATTTTTTCGCATGCTTGTCTTTAAGTTAGCTCGGGATCTTCATAACCTACCTGCAGTTGGAGGACTTGTTCAAACCCTAATGAGCTATGTTGTTGGCGGAGACAGTTCAAATTGGGTTGGAGTTTTAGGACTGCCACACTACAACATGAACGACATGCCAGGAGTGTCTTTTCGTGTTGCTCTCCATCTTGCACAGATTAAGCGTGTAGGAAGGTTCAGAATGTTCAATTATGGGAGTGCCTCCGCCAATAGAAAGGCGTACGGTTCACCTGAGCCTTTGGACTTAGGTGAACACTATGGACTCATTGACATTCCCGTTGATCTCGTTGCCGGACATAAGGACAAAGTTATAAGACCTTCAATGGTAAAAAGACACTATAGATTGATGAAAAATGCTGGTCTAAATGTTTCGTATAATCAGTTTGAATATGCTCATTTGGATTTCACATTCTCACATCGCGAAGAACTCTTGTCATATGTTATGTCACGCTTGTTGCTCGTTGATCCGAACTCTAAGCATCAAGCGAATCAAATGGTTGCAAAATCGGAGAGAAACAAACAAGGTGAAGCTAGCAAGTAGGTTGTACAAAAAGTTTATACAGTTGTTGTCGAACTGGAAAGTTAGCCGAGTGGATCAGCTAATATTTTTTGGTGTAAACAACAATCGTTCCCTACTCAGGTACGTTTTCCATTTGTATGTTTGATTATAGAGCTGTTATGTGTACTAGGGGTAAACTTTTTCTgcaaatatttttctttctcatttggAGGAAAAGTAGACCATGAAAATATGTTAGAAATTTACATATCGTAAAATAGTGTTCTGATTATCAGAACTGAACAAAGGCTAAGAGTGTAGTGTAACTCTGTATCATATGTTGGTAGTTCACTAGACTCTTATGGCAATTTGATGTTGTAATTCTATTTTCTCTTAGCGGAGAAAATTGATTCGCT from Trifolium pratense cultivar HEN17-A07 linkage group LG5, ARS_RC_1.1, whole genome shotgun sequence encodes:
- the LOC123885344 gene encoding gastric triacylglycerol lipase-like, translating into MIQQLVDHVLAVIKESVKAITTESLNSIIRIINGVSALLLALLPGNAKILEGIHGWELRPTFRGPRLPRWMENGASSFNQFIYELSVDSDNSSFEYSSSGEEDSDRCECPPSPASYSSRASDAAYTKFNRHQMNWIQYILLWILLPIKFMLRIPLRLLRLSYFVVSKALHVSREKRPPHLHAYKRVQSLKEHFIHRATDRRRGVVEDLHLGIEICIESIFDVLHKTAHLVLSPSKAFGALFSLFSSHGNGVKESRNSVEDAPTEKITNYESLNTDARTCQDVITDLGYPYEAIKVITADGYIILLERIPRRDARKAVFLQHGVFDSSMGWVSNGVVGSPAFAAYDQGYDVYLGNFRGLVSREHVNKNISSRQYWKYSVNEHGTEDIPAMIEKIHQVKTAELKLSTPDTEDKIDGDQPYKLCAISHSLGGAAMIMYIVTRRIEEKSHRLSRLVLLSPAGFHDDSNIVFSAAEILLSIMAPILSRVVPAFYIPTRFFRMLVFKLARDLHNLPAVGGLVQTLMSYVVGGDSSNWVGVLGLPHYNMNDMPGVSFRVALHLAQIKRVGRFRMFNYGSASANRKAYGSPEPLDLGEHYGLIDIPVDLVAGHKDKVIRPSMVKRHYRLMKNAGLNVSYNQFEYAHLDFTFSHREELLSYVMSRLLLVDPNSKHQANQMVAKSERNKQGEASK